A genomic window from Thunnus thynnus chromosome 12, fThuThy2.1, whole genome shotgun sequence includes:
- the wrnip1 gene encoding ATPase WRNIP1 encodes MANEMTATPPDSVQCPVCFKDFTSSTINGHLDVCLLNSATDSCSSTATEESGPPVKKSRICAEAEPRSPGVNKPAASSSSTGSSPSTAVFSMFQGNKSKVSLQSERNVLFSGKQTAVNKGIKRSLLNETEAAVTEPVKNQPTVKATHDLSPRTLLSIDKPLAEMLRPNTLEEYFGQSKVVGQQTLLRSLLDSQEIPSLILWGPPGCGKTTLAHIIASTSKKKGTARFVTLSATSTSTNEVREVIKQAQNELRLCKRKTILFIDEIHRFNKSQQDTFLPHVECGTVTLIGATTENPSFQVNAALLSRCRVLVLEKLSVEAMGSILDRAVAALGIRVLEQDQANPKHQDQTDGHQPKIYIEQKALDTIAHLCDGDARAGLNGLQLAVQAQVSFARPLGQDGSSQEILVKEEHIKEGLQRSHILYDRAGEEHYNCISALHKSMRGSHENASLYWLGRMLEGGEDPLYVARRLVRFASEDVGMADPSALPQAVSAFQACHFIGMPECEVILAQCVVYLARAPKSVDIYKAYNNVKACLRNHKGPLPPVPLHLRNAPTKLMKQLGYSKGYKYNPAFSGPVEQDYLPEELQEINFFTWTPSDP; translated from the exons ATGGCGAACGAGATGACAGCTACACCACCGGACTCGGTGCAATGCCCAGTTTGTTTTAAAGACTTTACGTCTTCCACAATTAACGGACACCTCGACGTATGTCTGCTGAACAGCGCTACGGATAGTTGCTCGTCTACAGCAACGGAGGAGAGCGGACCTCCCGTGAAGAAATCCCGCATCTGTGCGGAAGCTGAACCGCGCAGCCCCGGTGTCAACAAACCCGCAGCCAGCTCCTCTTCTACGGGAAGTTCGCCGTCAACTGCGGTATTCTCCATGTTTCAGGGCAACAAGAGTAAAGTGTCACTTCAAAGTGAacgaaatgtcttgttttccgGTAAACAAACAGCTGTCAACAAGGGGATTAAACGCAGTTTGCTGAACGAGACGGAAGCAGCAGTCACAGAGCCTGTGAAGAACCAGCCGACTGTAAAAGCAACACATGATTTATCCCCCCGGACGCTGCTGTCCATAGACAAGCCCCTTGCAGAGATGCTGAGACCAAACACACTGGAAGAATACTTTGGTCAAAGCAAAGTTGTAGGCCAGCAAACACTCCTGCGGTCACTTCTGGACTCCCAGGAAATACCCTCcctcatcctctggggaccaccGGGATGCGGAAAG ACCACTCTCGCACACATAATCGCTAGTACCAGTAAAAAGAAGGGCACGGCTCGTTTTGTGACCCTGTCTGCCACCAGCACATCCACCAATGAAGTCCGAGAGGTGATCAAGCAGGCACAGAATGAGCTCCGGCTTTGCAAGAGGAAGACCATCCTGTTCATTGATGAAATTCACCGCTTCAACAAATCCCAACAG gaCACTTTCCTTCCACACGTGGAGTGCGGGACAGTTACTCTGATTGGGGCGACCACAGAGAATCCTTCGTTCCAGGTGAACGCCGCACTGCTGAGCAGGTGCAGGGTGCTGGTTCTGGAGAAGCTGTCCGTGGAGGCAATGGGCTCGATCCTGGACAGGGCCGTGGCTGCGCTGGGGATCAGAGTACTGGAACAAGATCAAGCAAATCCCAAACATCAAGACCAAACAGATGGACACCA GCCAAAGATTTACATTGAACAAAAAGCTCTGGACACTATAGCACACCTTTGTGACGGTGATGCAAGAGCAGGACTCAATGGTCTGCAGCTGGCTGTTCAGGCTCAGGTGAGCTTTGCCCGCCCATTAGGACAAGATGGTTCTTCTCAGGAAATACTGGTGAAGGAGGAGCACATTAAGGAGGGTCTTCAGAGGTCCCATATCCTCTATGATAGAGCTG GTGAAGAGCATTACAACTGTATCTCAGCGTTGCATAAGTCTATGAGAGGCTCCCATGAGAATGCCTCTCTGTACTGGCTGGGCCGCATGCTGGAGGGCGGTGAGGACCCCCTCTATGTGGCTCGCAGACTGGTCCGCTTTGCCAGCGAGGATGTGG GTATGGCAGATCCCTCTGCTCTTCCTCAGGCTGTGTCTGCCTTCCAGGCCTGTCACTTCATTGGGATGCCAGAATGTGAG GTGATCCTGGCTCAGTGTGTGGTGTATCTGGCACGAGCACCCAAGTCTGTGGATATTTACAAGGCCTACAATAATGTGAAGGCCTGTTTAAGGAACCACAAAGGGCCCCTGCCTCCTGTCCCTCTTCACCTTCGCAACGCTCCCACCAAGCTGATGAAGCAACTGGGCTACTCTAAAGGCTATAAATACAATCCAGCCTTCAGTGGCCCTGTAGAGCAGGATTACTTACCCGAGGAGCTGCAGGAAATCAACTTCTTCACCTGGACGCCCTCAGACCCATGA